Proteins encoded by one window of Arachis ipaensis cultivar K30076 chromosome B04, Araip1.1, whole genome shotgun sequence:
- the LOC107638304 gene encoding U6 snRNA phosphodiesterase isoform X2 codes for MDALKACYGDGSSDSDSEAAPSCTTKARSEEFTLLPPPPISLLDPLSLLGSQDLEIGQTTRVRSFPHVDGNYVLHVYIPIHISSSSKKEIATFLKKVTSQEPNLHVVDIDLPLKVLCKSDEKLEQVALGREFHISLGRTVPIGVHQIDSVVSMLRQKLQTRHHYWIDFNQWEVFVNDDHTRTFLSLEVVQGGLVEITKQIELINAIYKLHSLPEFYKDPRPHISLAWALGDISHSLKNTVNEVSKNCVAKSPNKSIFSCKFKGIECKIGKKIYTVCKISD; via the exons ATGGATGCACTGAAGGCTTGTTATGGGGATGGATCTTCTGATTCGGATTCTGAAGCTGCCCCTTCATGTACAACTAAAGCTCGCTCTGAAGAATTCACACTGTTGCCACCACCTCCTATCTCACTCCTTGACCCTCTAAGTTTGCTTG GTTCTCAAGATCTGGAAATAGGACAGACAACTAGAGTTAGGAGTTTCCCTCATGTTGATGGTAACTATGTCCTACATGTATACATACCAA TTCATATTTCATCTTCATCAAAAAAAGAAATAGCCACTTTCTTGAAGAAAGTCACCTCTCAGGAACCTAATCTTCATGTTGTTGACATTGATCTCCCACTTAAAGTCCTCTGCAAAAGTGATGAGAAGCTTGAACAGGTTGCCTTGGGAAGGGAGTTTCACATAAGTTTGGGACGAACTGTTCCAATAGGGGTTCATCAAATTGACTCAGTGGTCTCAATGCTTCGACAGAAACTTCAAACACGACACCA TTATTGGATTGACTTCAACCAGTGGGAGGTATTCGTAAATGATGATCATACACGCACCTTTCTCTCCTTAGAAGTTGTTCAAGGAGGTTTAGTAGAG ATAACAAAGCAAATTGAATTGATCAATGCAATTTATAAGCTTCATAGCCTTCCTGAATTTTACAAG GATCCACGGCCTCACATATCATTAGCATGGGCATTGGGTGACATAAGCCATTCCCTAAAGAATACTGTAAACGAGGTATCAAAGAACTGCGTTGCGAAATCTCCAAACAAATCTATTTTTAGCTGTAAATTCAAAGGAATTGAGTGTAAGATTGGCAAGAAAATATATACAGTTTGTAAAATCTCAGATTGA
- the LOC107638304 gene encoding U6 snRNA phosphodiesterase isoform X1, whose translation MDALKACYGDGSSDSDSEAAPSCTTKARSEEFTLLPPPPISLLDPLSLLGSQDLEIGQTTRVRSFPHVDGNYVLHVYIPIHISSSSKKEIATFLKKVTSQEPNLHVVDIDLPLKVLCKSDEKLEQVALGREFHISLGRTVPIGVHQIDSVVSMLRQKLQTRHHSYWIDFNQWEVFVNDDHTRTFLSLEVVQGGLVEITKQIELINAIYKLHSLPEFYKDPRPHISLAWALGDISHSLKNTVNEVSKNCVAKSPNKSIFSCKFKGIECKIGKKIYTVCKISD comes from the exons ATGGATGCACTGAAGGCTTGTTATGGGGATGGATCTTCTGATTCGGATTCTGAAGCTGCCCCTTCATGTACAACTAAAGCTCGCTCTGAAGAATTCACACTGTTGCCACCACCTCCTATCTCACTCCTTGACCCTCTAAGTTTGCTTG GTTCTCAAGATCTGGAAATAGGACAGACAACTAGAGTTAGGAGTTTCCCTCATGTTGATGGTAACTATGTCCTACATGTATACATACCAA TTCATATTTCATCTTCATCAAAAAAAGAAATAGCCACTTTCTTGAAGAAAGTCACCTCTCAGGAACCTAATCTTCATGTTGTTGACATTGATCTCCCACTTAAAGTCCTCTGCAAAAGTGATGAGAAGCTTGAACAGGTTGCCTTGGGAAGGGAGTTTCACATAAGTTTGGGACGAACTGTTCCAATAGGGGTTCATCAAATTGACTCAGTGGTCTCAATGCTTCGACAGAAACTTCAAACACGACACCA TAGTTATTGGATTGACTTCAACCAGTGGGAGGTATTCGTAAATGATGATCATACACGCACCTTTCTCTCCTTAGAAGTTGTTCAAGGAGGTTTAGTAGAG ATAACAAAGCAAATTGAATTGATCAATGCAATTTATAAGCTTCATAGCCTTCCTGAATTTTACAAG GATCCACGGCCTCACATATCATTAGCATGGGCATTGGGTGACATAAGCCATTCCCTAAAGAATACTGTAAACGAGGTATCAAAGAACTGCGTTGCGAAATCTCCAAACAAATCTATTTTTAGCTGTAAATTCAAAGGAATTGAGTGTAAGATTGGCAAGAAAATATATACAGTTTGTAAAATCTCAGATTGA
- the LOC107638301 gene encoding OTU domain-containing protein DDB_G0284757 isoform X1, with protein sequence MSENLRSASGSSSSSLNSSFQDTEDDQTIARILAEDENFRDGNKLGKRLSHLDSIPHTPRVNGEIPDVNDATLDHERLSERLVTYGLAELQMEGDGNCQFRALADQLFRNPEYHKHVRRQVIKQLKHHKKLYEGYVPMKYKSYLKMMKKSGEWGDHITLQAAADRFNAKICLVTSFRDTCYVEILPTDKNYTIELWLSFWSEVHYNSLYASGDVPARAPRKKYWLF encoded by the exons atgagtgaaaacCTGAGATCTGCAAGTGGCAGCTCGAGCTCAAGTTTGAACAGCAGCTTTCAGGATACAGAGGATGATCAAACCATTGCTCGTATCTTGGCAGAAGACGAGAATTTCAGGGATGGAAACAAGCTTGGGAAGCGACTTTCTCATTTAGATTCCATTCCG CACACACCTCGTGTTAATGGAGAGATTCCTGATGTAAATGACGCAACACTAGACCATGAGAGGTTGTCTGAAAG GTTAGTTACATATGGTTTGGCCGAACTGCAGATGGAGGGTGATGGGAATTGCCAG TTTCGAGCTTTAGCAGATCAGTTGTTCCGTAATCCCGAGTACCACAAGCATGTAAGGAGGCAGGTTATCAAGCAG CTAAAGCATCACAAAAAGTTGTATGAAGGTTATGTACCAATGAAGTACAAAAGCTACCtgaagatgatgaaaaa ATCAGGAGAATGGGGAGATCATATTACTCTACAAGCAGCTGCAGACCGG tTCAATGCCAAAATCTGTTTAGTCACCTCGTTCAGAGACACTTGCTATGTCGAGATCCTTCCTACGGACAAAAACTATACTATAG AGCTATGGCTAAGCTTCTGGAGTGAAGTGCACTACAATTCACTGTACGCAAGTGGAG ATGTTCCTGCTAGAGCACCTAGGAAGAAATATTGGCTCTTCTAG
- the LOC107638301 gene encoding OTU domain-containing protein DDB_G0284757 isoform X2: MSENLRSASGSSSSSLNSSFQDTEDDQTIARILAEDENFRDGNKLGKRLSHLDSIPHTPRVNGEIPDVNDATLDHERLVTYGLAELQMEGDGNCQFRALADQLFRNPEYHKHVRRQVIKQLKHHKKLYEGYVPMKYKSYLKMMKKSGEWGDHITLQAAADRFNAKICLVTSFRDTCYVEILPTDKNYTIELWLSFWSEVHYNSLYASGDVPARAPRKKYWLF, from the exons atgagtgaaaacCTGAGATCTGCAAGTGGCAGCTCGAGCTCAAGTTTGAACAGCAGCTTTCAGGATACAGAGGATGATCAAACCATTGCTCGTATCTTGGCAGAAGACGAGAATTTCAGGGATGGAAACAAGCTTGGGAAGCGACTTTCTCATTTAGATTCCATTCCG CACACACCTCGTGTTAATGGAGAGATTCCTGATGTAAATGACGCAACACTAGACCATGAGAG GTTAGTTACATATGGTTTGGCCGAACTGCAGATGGAGGGTGATGGGAATTGCCAG TTTCGAGCTTTAGCAGATCAGTTGTTCCGTAATCCCGAGTACCACAAGCATGTAAGGAGGCAGGTTATCAAGCAG CTAAAGCATCACAAAAAGTTGTATGAAGGTTATGTACCAATGAAGTACAAAAGCTACCtgaagatgatgaaaaa ATCAGGAGAATGGGGAGATCATATTACTCTACAAGCAGCTGCAGACCGG tTCAATGCCAAAATCTGTTTAGTCACCTCGTTCAGAGACACTTGCTATGTCGAGATCCTTCCTACGGACAAAAACTATACTATAG AGCTATGGCTAAGCTTCTGGAGTGAAGTGCACTACAATTCACTGTACGCAAGTGGAG ATGTTCCTGCTAGAGCACCTAGGAAGAAATATTGGCTCTTCTAG